The following coding sequences are from one Mycolicibacterium aichiense window:
- a CDS encoding TetR/AcrR family transcriptional regulator: protein MTSPPGTNERPSERRRSRRDEYAEQTRQAVLASARTLFAERGYFATTINDIAAASRVSAGTVYQQCGGKQGLLRSLMDSWTTSDLVQGTLDQIERCESPAEVYAALADSYLEFWRRYDDIVQLVLATAVHDEAATESLGQAMARHRAALYEIARKLRTLGDFADSFTDEDFADITLYHYGPHNGFHFTVTVLGWPEDRAKEFLSTQFRQSLHAAATN from the coding sequence ATGACTTCACCGCCCGGCACGAACGAACGACCATCGGAACGTCGCCGCTCACGCCGAGACGAATACGCCGAACAAACGCGTCAAGCGGTGCTCGCCTCGGCGCGGACGCTGTTCGCCGAGCGCGGCTACTTCGCCACGACGATCAACGACATCGCCGCGGCCAGCCGGGTGTCCGCAGGGACGGTGTACCAACAGTGCGGCGGCAAGCAAGGTCTGCTGCGCTCACTGATGGACAGCTGGACCACCTCAGACCTGGTGCAAGGCACCCTTGACCAGATTGAGCGATGCGAATCGCCGGCGGAGGTCTATGCGGCGCTCGCCGACTCGTATCTGGAGTTCTGGCGCCGGTATGACGACATCGTTCAACTGGTTCTCGCGACCGCGGTTCATGACGAGGCGGCCACCGAATCGTTGGGGCAGGCGATGGCGCGGCATCGCGCCGCGCTGTACGAAATCGCCCGCAAGTTACGCACTCTGGGCGACTTCGCCGACTCGTTCACCGACGAGGACTTCGCGGACATCACCCTCTACCACTACGGACCGCACAATGGTTTCCACTTCACCGTGACCGTGCTGGGCTGGCCCGAGGATCGCGCGAAGGAATTCCTCAGCACACAGTTCCGCCAGTCGCTGCACGCCGCCGCGACCAACTGA
- a CDS encoding alpha/beta hydrolase yields the protein MTDIVFIHGLWVSHTSWQPWIERFATEGHRSIAPGWPGEAETVTATRENLDAQAGFSLRQVTDHFAAIIDQFDTPPIAIGHSFGGLIAQLLLGQNKLAAAVAINPAPIKGIRALPLAQLRSAFPVLGNPLNHGRAKGLTRGQWRYGFGNALSETESDALWEQWAIPSPCKPLFEVGTANFVPNSAATADTANTGRGPLLITGGTEDHTVPLVTARGAYKRYAKSSAVTDFHEFTGKGHSLIVDHGWPEVADVALTWLKAQNLGA from the coding sequence ATGACCGATATCGTCTTCATCCACGGACTGTGGGTATCGCACACTTCCTGGCAGCCCTGGATCGAGCGGTTCGCCACCGAGGGCCACCGCTCGATCGCGCCGGGTTGGCCGGGCGAAGCGGAAACAGTGACCGCAACCCGCGAAAACCTCGACGCGCAAGCCGGATTCAGTCTGCGGCAGGTCACCGATCACTTCGCGGCGATCATCGACCAGTTCGATACCCCGCCCATCGCGATCGGGCACTCGTTCGGTGGTCTGATCGCCCAACTGCTCCTGGGCCAGAACAAGCTTGCCGCCGCGGTGGCCATCAATCCCGCTCCGATCAAGGGCATCCGAGCCCTCCCACTGGCCCAGTTGCGCTCGGCGTTCCCGGTGCTGGGCAACCCGCTCAACCACGGTCGCGCCAAAGGGCTGACCCGCGGACAGTGGCGTTACGGGTTCGGCAATGCGCTGAGCGAGACGGAATCCGATGCGCTGTGGGAACAATGGGCGATCCCGTCCCCGTGCAAGCCGCTCTTCGAAGTGGGGACGGCCAACTTCGTGCCGAACTCGGCCGCCACCGCGGACACCGCGAACACCGGGCGCGGGCCACTGCTGATCACCGGCGGAACCGAGGACCACACGGTGCCCCTGGTCACCGCGCGGGGCGCCTACAAGCGGTACGCGAAATCGTCGGCTGTCACCGATTTCCACGAATTCACCGGCAAGGGACATTCCTTGATCGTCGACCACGGCTGGCCGGAGGTCGCCGATGTCGCGCTCACCTGGCTCAAGGCCCAGAATCTCGGTGCTTGA
- a CDS encoding bifunctional FO biosynthesis protein CofGH: MPTPVVPQRTDAPPPAALRRVLRRARDGVALNVDEAAIAMTARGDDLADLCASAARVRDAGLDSAGRRGSGGRLPVTYSRKVFIPVTHLCRDTCHYCTFVTVPGKLRAEGKGMFMEPDEILDVARRGAELGCKEALFTLGDRPEARWDEAKQWLDERGYDSTLDYVRAMAIRVLEETGLLPHLNPGVMSWTELSRLKPVAPSMGMMLETTSRRLFETKGLAHYGSPDKDPAVRLRTLDDAGRLSIPFTTGLLVGIGETLTERAETMHAIRRSHKEFGHVQEVIVQNFRAKDHTAMASVPDAGIDDFLATIAVSRLVLGPKMRIQAPPNLVSRQECLALVGAGVDDWGGVSPLTPDHVNPERPWPALDELAAVTAAAGYELVERLTAQPSYVQAGAAWIDPRVRGHVDALADPDTGWALDTKPVGRPWQEPDEASESLGRTDLHSAIDTEGRLTETRSDLGSAFGDWESIREKVSELAARAPERIDTDVLAALRSAERDPGGCSDDEYLALATADGPAMDAVAALADSLRREAVGDDVTFVVNRNINFTNICYTGCRFCAFAQRKGDADAYSLSTSEVADRAWEAHVAGATEVCMQGGIDPELPVTGYADLVRAVKARVPSMHVHAFSPMEIANGVTRSGLSVREWLTSLREAGLGSIPGTAAEILDDEVRWVLTKGKLPTSEWIDVVTTAHEVGLRSSSTMMYGHVDTPKHWVGHLNVLRAIQDRTGGFTEFVPLPFVHQSSPLYLAGGARPGPTHRDNRAVHALARIMLHGRISHIQTSWVKLGVERTQVMLQGGANDLGGTLMEETISRMAGSENGSAKSAEELMAIAAGIGRPARQRTTTYTDLAA; encoded by the coding sequence TTGCCCACGCCGGTGGTTCCGCAGCGGACTGATGCTCCGCCGCCCGCTGCGCTGAGACGCGTCCTGCGTCGCGCCCGCGACGGTGTCGCCCTCAACGTCGACGAGGCGGCGATCGCCATGACCGCCCGCGGTGACGACCTCGCCGACCTGTGTGCAAGCGCGGCCCGGGTTCGCGACGCCGGCCTGGACTCCGCAGGCCGCCGGGGCTCTGGCGGGCGCCTGCCGGTCACCTATTCGCGCAAGGTGTTCATCCCGGTTACTCATCTGTGCCGCGATACCTGCCATTACTGCACCTTCGTGACGGTGCCGGGCAAGCTGCGTGCCGAGGGCAAGGGCATGTTCATGGAGCCCGACGAGATTCTCGACGTGGCACGTCGGGGCGCGGAATTGGGTTGCAAGGAAGCTCTTTTCACTCTCGGTGACCGTCCTGAGGCCCGCTGGGACGAGGCCAAACAGTGGCTGGACGAGCGCGGCTACGACTCCACCTTGGATTACGTGCGCGCGATGGCGATCCGAGTGCTCGAAGAGACCGGCCTGCTGCCGCACCTGAACCCCGGGGTGATGAGCTGGACCGAGCTGTCGCGGCTCAAGCCGGTCGCGCCGTCGATGGGCATGATGCTCGAGACCACGTCGCGGCGGCTGTTCGAGACCAAGGGGCTGGCGCATTACGGCAGCCCGGACAAAGATCCCGCGGTGCGGCTGCGGACGCTGGATGATGCAGGCAGGCTGTCGATTCCGTTCACCACGGGATTGCTCGTCGGGATCGGTGAGACGCTGACCGAGCGCGCCGAGACCATGCACGCGATCCGGCGCTCGCACAAAGAGTTCGGGCACGTTCAGGAAGTGATCGTGCAGAACTTCCGGGCCAAGGACCACACCGCGATGGCGTCGGTACCCGATGCCGGCATCGACGACTTCCTGGCCACGATCGCCGTGAGCCGCCTGGTGCTCGGTCCGAAGATGCGCATTCAGGCGCCGCCGAATCTGGTGTCGCGGCAGGAATGCCTGGCGCTGGTCGGGGCCGGTGTCGACGACTGGGGTGGGGTGTCGCCGCTGACGCCCGACCACGTCAACCCGGAGCGGCCGTGGCCTGCCCTGGACGAGTTGGCTGCGGTGACTGCCGCGGCGGGTTACGAACTGGTGGAACGCCTTACCGCGCAGCCGTCGTACGTGCAGGCGGGTGCGGCGTGGATCGATCCCCGGGTGCGCGGACATGTGGATGCGCTGGCCGATCCGGACACCGGATGGGCGCTGGACACCAAGCCGGTGGGCCGGCCCTGGCAGGAACCCGACGAGGCGTCGGAGTCCCTGGGCCGCACCGATCTTCATTCGGCCATCGACACCGAGGGCCGGCTGACCGAGACCCGCAGTGATCTCGGCAGCGCGTTCGGGGACTGGGAGTCCATCCGGGAGAAGGTCTCCGAATTGGCCGCCCGCGCACCGGAGCGCATCGACACCGATGTGCTGGCGGCGCTGCGGTCGGCCGAACGCGACCCGGGGGGCTGCAGCGACGACGAATACCTGGCTCTGGCCACCGCCGATGGCCCGGCAATGGATGCGGTTGCCGCCCTTGCTGATTCGCTTCGCCGCGAGGCGGTCGGTGATGACGTGACGTTCGTGGTGAACCGGAACATCAACTTCACCAACATCTGCTACACCGGCTGCCGGTTCTGCGCGTTTGCTCAGCGCAAGGGCGATGCCGACGCGTACTCGCTGTCCACCTCCGAGGTTGCCGACCGTGCGTGGGAAGCGCACGTCGCCGGAGCCACCGAGGTCTGCATGCAGGGCGGGATCGACCCCGAACTGCCGGTCACCGGTTATGCCGATCTGGTGCGGGCGGTCAAGGCGCGGGTGCCGTCGATGCACGTCCATGCCTTCTCGCCGATGGAGATCGCCAACGGGGTGACCCGCAGCGGCCTTTCGGTGCGCGAATGGCTGACCTCGCTGCGCGAGGCCGGGCTCGGTTCCATTCCCGGCACCGCCGCGGAGATCCTCGACGACGAGGTGCGCTGGGTGCTGACCAAAGGCAAGCTGCCCACCTCGGAGTGGATCGACGTGGTGACCACCGCGCACGAGGTGGGGCTGCGATCGAGCTCGACGATGATGTACGGCCACGTCGACACCCCCAAGCACTGGGTGGGGCATCTCAACGTGCTGAGAGCCATCCAGGACCGCACAGGCGGGTTCACCGAGTTCGTGCCGCTGCCGTTCGTGCACCAGTCATCGCCGCTGTACCTCGCCGGCGGAGCACGTCCTGGCCCGACGCACCGGGACAACCGCGCGGTGCACGCCCTGGCGCGGATCATGCTGCACGGCAGGATCTCTCACATCCAGACGTCTTGGGTGAAGCTGGGCGTCGAGCGCACGCAGGTTATGCTGCAGGGCGGCGCCAATGACTTGGGCGGCACTCTGATGGAAGAGACCATCTCGCGGATGGCCGGCTCGGAGAACGGCTCGGCGAAGTCCGCCGAGGAGCTGATGGCGATCGCCGCCGGTATCGGCCGTCCGGCGCGTCAGCGCACGACGACCTACACCGACCTGGCGGCCTGA
- the mshB gene encoding N-acetyl-1-D-myo-inositol-2-amino-2-deoxy-alpha-D-glucopyranoside deacetylase, translated as MAEQETPRLLFVHAHPDDETMNNGVTIARYAQRGAEVTVVTCTLGEEGEIIDDRWLRLAVDEADQLGGYRIGELTTALAALGLSGPRFLGGAGKWRDSGMPGTPARKHTKFVDADVDEAVGLLADVIDELRPHVVATYDPGGGYGHPDHVQTHTITTAAVAAATWRVPKFYWGVICASAFRDGVNALRPDDVLSDWIMPPADVEFGFPDDKITAIVEAPEHVDAKVDAIAAHATQMLVGPTRRAFTLSNKLVLPVLAAEHYVLVEGAAGPTDERGWETDLLGGLGFGH; from the coding sequence GTGGCTGAGCAGGAAACCCCGCGACTGTTGTTCGTACACGCCCACCCGGACGACGAGACGATGAACAACGGGGTGACCATCGCGCGCTACGCGCAACGCGGCGCCGAGGTCACCGTCGTCACCTGCACCCTCGGTGAAGAGGGCGAGATCATCGATGACCGTTGGCTGCGACTCGCCGTCGACGAGGCGGATCAGTTGGGCGGCTACCGAATCGGGGAACTGACGACGGCCCTTGCGGCGCTGGGACTGTCCGGCCCGCGGTTCCTCGGCGGCGCGGGCAAGTGGCGCGACTCGGGCATGCCCGGCACCCCGGCGCGCAAGCACACCAAGTTCGTCGACGCCGACGTCGACGAAGCAGTCGGACTGCTGGCCGACGTCATCGACGAACTGCGCCCGCACGTCGTCGCCACCTACGACCCGGGCGGCGGCTACGGCCACCCCGACCATGTCCAGACTCACACGATCACCACCGCCGCGGTCGCGGCCGCGACCTGGAGGGTGCCGAAGTTCTACTGGGGTGTCATCTGCGCCAGCGCTTTTCGGGACGGCGTCAACGCGCTGCGCCCCGACGACGTGCTGTCCGACTGGATCATGCCGCCCGCCGACGTGGAGTTCGGTTTCCCCGACGACAAGATCACTGCGATCGTCGAGGCGCCCGAGCATGTCGACGCCAAGGTCGACGCGATCGCGGCCCATGCCACCCAGATGCTGGTCGGTCCGACCAGGCGGGCGTTCACGCTGTCCAACAAGCTCGTGCTGCCCGTGCTGGCCGCCGAACACTATGTCCTCGTCGAGGGCGCAGCGGGCCCGACCGACGAGCGGGGTTGGGAGACCGACCTTCTCGGCGGACTCGGCTTCGGGCACTAG
- a CDS encoding chloride channel protein, translated as MNRRHLEFGCAVVAIGLLAGLAGAATTLLLHAVEHLTFHYSFGTLLDGVTGSSPVRRAVGPTIGGALAGLGWWLLRRRTRVPSLSEAIESPRPMPRLALSLDACLQVLLVGAGASLGREGAPRQFAAALGDLGTSRWALTAGDRRILLGCAAGAGLAAVYSVPMGGALFAIQIVLGSWSLRTVGTAMITSSIAVAVAAPVTHLEVPLHWPDPELSYLLTGFAVLISPLALAVGRGFNRLMQYAKAHRVGDSWLLIPAIAAAGLLVGVLSHWWPELPGNGKSVLTVSVASGLTLASAGTLLVLKPLVTALFLRAGAVGGMLTPALATGAAMGSLVAMAINAWTPVTVSVPAVSLACAAGVLAVTQGAPAWAALFVWELAHPPWWLLIVFAAAAGAASVLDGLLTRRREIPVNEQTDH; from the coding sequence GTGAACCGGCGCCACCTGGAGTTCGGCTGCGCGGTCGTCGCGATCGGGCTGCTGGCCGGGCTCGCCGGCGCCGCGACCACCCTGCTGTTGCACGCCGTCGAGCACCTCACGTTCCACTACAGCTTCGGGACCCTGCTGGACGGAGTGACGGGCTCGAGTCCGGTGCGCCGCGCGGTCGGCCCCACGATCGGCGGAGCGCTCGCCGGCCTCGGCTGGTGGCTGCTGCGGCGACGCACCCGGGTGCCGTCCTTGTCCGAGGCCATCGAGTCTCCGCGACCGATGCCGCGGCTCGCGTTGTCGCTCGACGCCTGCCTGCAGGTGTTGCTGGTGGGCGCCGGCGCGTCGCTCGGCCGGGAGGGCGCACCCCGCCAGTTCGCCGCCGCGCTCGGCGATCTGGGCACCTCCAGGTGGGCGCTCACCGCCGGCGATCGCCGGATCCTGCTCGGCTGCGCGGCCGGGGCCGGGTTGGCGGCGGTGTACAGCGTGCCGATGGGCGGCGCGCTGTTCGCCATCCAGATCGTGCTGGGCAGCTGGAGCCTGCGCACCGTCGGAACAGCGATGATCACCTCCAGCATCGCGGTGGCGGTGGCCGCACCGGTCACCCATCTGGAGGTGCCGCTGCATTGGCCCGATCCCGAACTGTCCTATCTGCTGACCGGGTTCGCCGTACTGATCTCCCCGCTGGCGCTCGCGGTGGGCCGGGGTTTCAACCGGCTGATGCAGTACGCGAAGGCTCACCGGGTCGGCGACTCCTGGCTGCTGATCCCCGCGATCGCCGCAGCCGGACTGCTGGTCGGTGTGCTGTCGCACTGGTGGCCCGAACTGCCGGGCAACGGCAAGAGCGTGCTGACCGTGAGCGTCGCCTCCGGGCTGACGCTGGCCTCGGCCGGGACGCTGCTGGTGCTCAAGCCGCTGGTGACCGCACTGTTCCTGCGCGCGGGCGCGGTCGGCGGCATGTTGACGCCAGCATTGGCAACCGGCGCGGCGATGGGTTCGCTGGTGGCCATGGCGATCAACGCCTGGACGCCGGTGACGGTCAGCGTCCCGGCGGTGTCACTGGCCTGCGCCGCGGGCGTACTCGCCGTCACTCAGGGTGCTCCCGCCTGGGCGGCGCTGTTCGTGTGGGAGCTGGCCCATCCCCCGTGGTGGCTGCTGATCGTCTTCGCCGCCGCCGCGGGCGCCGCCAGTGTGCTCGACGGTCTACTCACCCGGCGCCGCGAAATTCCGGTGAACGAGCAAACCGATCACTGA
- a CDS encoding class I SAM-dependent methyltransferase, which translates to MEDVPLSPTADPSLQSAMTRRLLRRSVATGEISLPAVPGLLEAYVTMCANLFAALGSEFTVEQVDELRGILRDQLTEAFGASPRSEIVISYAAPVGTVLNYHVKSRWWTVEGAYENWIATREPPLFGSEPDARVWALAGEAADPRSCPILDLGAGTGRNALALARRGHDVDAVEMTASFAESIREAAQSESLAVRVLQRDIFATMDDLRRDYRLILLSEVVSDFRSTDQLRGIFELASHCLAPGGRLVFNAFVAHRAYTPDDGALQLGQQCYTTIFTQPQMAAALAGSALALVSDVSVYDYEKDHLPAGTWPPTSWYAEWVSGLDVFDVPRDQRPVEMRWLVYEKSSVPPV; encoded by the coding sequence GTGGAAGACGTGCCGCTGTCCCCGACCGCCGATCCATCGCTTCAGAGCGCGATGACGCGCCGGCTGCTCCGGCGTTCGGTCGCCACCGGCGAGATCAGCCTGCCCGCCGTGCCCGGCCTGCTCGAGGCATACGTGACCATGTGCGCCAACCTGTTCGCGGCGTTGGGCAGTGAATTCACCGTCGAGCAGGTCGACGAACTCCGCGGCATCCTGCGCGACCAGCTGACCGAGGCGTTCGGCGCGTCGCCGCGCTCGGAGATCGTCATCTCGTATGCGGCCCCGGTCGGAACGGTGCTGAACTACCACGTCAAGAGCCGCTGGTGGACGGTCGAAGGCGCGTACGAGAACTGGATCGCCACCCGCGAACCACCGCTGTTCGGATCCGAACCCGACGCCCGGGTGTGGGCGCTGGCCGGCGAAGCGGCCGACCCCCGCTCGTGTCCGATCCTGGATCTGGGTGCGGGAACCGGACGCAACGCATTGGCGCTGGCGCGCCGCGGCCACGACGTCGACGCGGTGGAGATGACGGCGTCGTTCGCCGAGAGCATCCGCGAGGCTGCACAGAGTGAGTCGCTGGCAGTACGGGTGTTGCAGCGCGACATCTTCGCGACGATGGATGATCTGCGCCGCGACTACCGCCTGATTTTGCTGTCGGAGGTGGTGTCGGACTTCCGGTCGACTGATCAGCTCCGCGGGATCTTCGAGTTGGCCTCCCACTGCCTGGCCCCGGGGGGTCGGCTGGTGTTCAACGCCTTCGTCGCGCACCGCGCTTACACCCCGGACGACGGGGCCCTGCAGCTGGGCCAACAGTGCTACACGACGATCTTCACCCAACCCCAGATGGCGGCTGCGCTCGCCGGGTCTGCGCTGGCACTGGTGTCGGACGTGTCGGTCTACGACTACGAGAAGGACCATCTGCCTGCCGGGACCTGGCCGCCGACCAGCTGGTACGCCGAATGGGTCAGTGGGCTGGACGTGTTCGACGTGCCCCGCGATCAACGCCCGGTCGAGATGCGGTGGCTGGTGTACGAAAAATCGAGCGTGCCGCCGGTGTGA
- a CDS encoding ABC transporter family substrate-binding protein codes for MRGVPRRPCSLRALAVLLSVLVTAACTVSPPPAPQSTETTESPAPLPPKATQIIMGIDSIGAGFNPHLLSDQSPVNAAISALVLPSSFRPVPDPATSTGSRWEMDPTLLVSAEVTNQNPFTVTYKIRPEASWTDNAPIAADDFWYLWRQMVSQPGVVDPAGYDLITGVQSIEGGKTAVVTFAQPYPAWRELFNDLLPAHIVKDVPGGFPAGLARAMPVTAGQFRVDNIDPQRDEILLARNDRFWGPPAHPDQILFRRAGAPAALADSIRNGDTQVAQVHGGAAAFAQLSAIPDVRTARIVTPRVMQLTLRAREAKLSDPAVRKAILGLLDVDLLAAVGAGSDNTVTLAQAQVRSPSDPGYVPTAPPALGTQRSLELLEQAGFQIDRTPTESPVPSPPSAGSRTETPQPGPPEITRGRVSKDGEILSLVIGVATNDPTSVAVANTAADQLRSVGIAATVLALDPPVLYGDALVNNRVDAIVGWHAAGGDLATSLASRYGCPALEATPVPTAAPTSTTASPSPTPSASPPPVTTPVTPTSPPPPTPESGALVQAPSNLTGICDRSIQPNIAAALDGSAKIDDVINLVEPRLWNLSTVLPILQDTTIVAVGPSVQNVSLSGAVPVGIVGDAGRWAKAAQ; via the coding sequence CTGAGGGGCGTGCCGAGGAGACCGTGCAGCCTTCGAGCCCTGGCTGTGCTGTTGTCAGTGCTGGTCACGGCCGCGTGTACGGTCAGCCCGCCGCCGGCCCCGCAGAGCACCGAGACCACGGAGTCGCCGGCGCCGTTGCCGCCCAAGGCGACCCAGATCATCATGGGCATCGACTCGATCGGCGCCGGGTTCAACCCGCACCTGCTGTCGGATCAGTCCCCGGTCAACGCGGCGATCAGCGCGCTGGTGCTGCCGAGCTCGTTCCGGCCGGTACCCGACCCGGCCACGTCGACCGGCTCGCGCTGGGAGATGGATCCGACGCTGCTGGTCTCGGCGGAGGTGACCAACCAGAACCCGTTCACCGTCACCTACAAGATCCGTCCCGAAGCGTCGTGGACCGACAACGCCCCGATCGCCGCCGACGACTTCTGGTACCTGTGGCGCCAGATGGTCAGCCAGCCCGGAGTGGTCGACCCCGCGGGCTACGACCTCATCACCGGCGTGCAGTCGATCGAGGGCGGCAAGACCGCCGTGGTGACCTTCGCGCAGCCGTACCCGGCGTGGCGGGAGCTGTTCAACGACCTGCTGCCGGCGCACATCGTCAAGGATGTGCCGGGCGGCTTCCCGGCCGGCCTGGCCCGCGCGATGCCGGTGACCGCCGGCCAGTTCCGGGTGGACAACATCGACCCGCAACGTGACGAGATCCTGCTCGCCCGCAACGACCGGTTCTGGGGACCGCCGGCGCACCCCGACCAGATCCTGTTCCGCCGCGCCGGCGCGCCCGCCGCGCTGGCCGACTCGATCCGCAACGGTGACACGCAGGTGGCGCAGGTGCACGGCGGGGCCGCTGCGTTCGCCCAGCTGTCGGCTATCCCGGATGTGCGAACCGCGCGGATCGTCACTCCGCGGGTCATGCAGCTGACGCTGCGGGCGCGCGAGGCCAAGCTGTCGGATCCAGCTGTCCGCAAAGCGATTCTGGGGCTGCTCGACGTGGATCTGCTGGCCGCCGTCGGCGCCGGCAGCGACAACACCGTCACCCTGGCGCAGGCGCAGGTGCGTTCGCCGAGCGATCCGGGCTACGTGCCCACCGCGCCACCGGCACTGGGCACGCAGCGGTCCCTGGAACTGCTCGAGCAGGCCGGCTTCCAGATCGACCGGACCCCCACCGAGTCGCCGGTGCCGTCGCCGCCGTCGGCGGGTTCGCGCACCGAGACACCGCAACCGGGGCCGCCGGAGATCACCCGCGGTCGGGTCAGCAAGGACGGCGAGATCCTGTCGCTGGTGATCGGCGTGGCGACCAACGACCCGACGTCGGTGGCGGTCGCGAACACCGCGGCCGACCAGCTACGCAGTGTCGGTATCGCCGCGACCGTGCTGGCCCTGGATCCGCCGGTGCTCTACGGCGATGCGCTGGTGAACAACCGCGTCGACGCCATCGTGGGCTGGCACGCCGCGGGCGGTGACCTGGCCACCTCGCTGGCGTCGCGCTACGGCTGCCCGGCTTTGGAGGCCACGCCTGTTCCGACGGCGGCTCCGACCAGCACGACGGCAAGCCCGTCGCCGACACCGTCGGCCAGCCCGCCGCCGGTGACCACGCCCGTGACGCCGACCAGCCCACCGCCGCCCACTCCCGAGTCGGGTGCGCTGGTGCAGGCGCCGTCGAACCTGACCGGAATCTGCGATCGCAGCATTCAGCCCAATATCGCAGCGGCCCTTGATGGTTCGGCCAAGATCGACGACGTCATCAACCTGGTCGAGCCGCGCCTGTGGAACCTGTCGACGGTCTTGCCGATCCTGCAGGACACCACGATCGTCGCGGTGGGCCCGAGCGTGCAGAACGTCAGCCTGAGTGGGGCGGTGCCGGTCGGCATCGTCGGTGACGCCGGCCGATGGGCCAAAGCCGCGCAGTAG